The proteins below come from a single Scatophagus argus isolate fScaArg1 chromosome 15, fScaArg1.pri, whole genome shotgun sequence genomic window:
- the LOC124072422 gene encoding galactose-specific lectin nattectin-like, with protein sequence MRPLVVSAILLLVSLMHMAEANEATIARICKERYPQKECPGSKEWFQLDDKRCMKVTTQRMTFPNAERHCKSQGGHLVSIHNVDHYNRVLCYVFSISREQVRFWIGARRGSHGFYWVDGSGHMTFSRWARLQPDWRPGSHWFNREHCVEMNYETWGHWNDENCNSRRAFMCAKNM encoded by the exons ATGCGTCCTCTCGTGGTTTCTGCCATCTTACTTCTGGTGTCTCTGATGCACATGGCGGAGGCTAATGAGG CTACAATTGCTAGAATCTGTAAGGAGCGGTATCCCCAGAAAGAATGTCCGGGGAGTAAGGAATGGTTCCAGCTGGATGACAAGCGATGCATGAAGGTCACCACACAACGTATGACCTTTCCAAATGCAgag AGACACTGTAAGTCACAAGGTGGGCACCTGGTGTCCATTCATAACGTTGATCACTACAACAGAGTGCTGTGTTACGTGTTCAGTATATCTCGTGAACAAGTGAGATTTTGGATCGGGGCCAGGAGAGGGAGC CATGGATTTTATTGGGTTGATGGAAGTGGACACATGACGTTCAGCAGATGGGCGAGACTCCAGCCAGACTGGCGTCCCGGCAGCCACTGGTTTAACAGGGAGCACTGTGTCGAGATGAATTACGAGA cttGGGGACACTGGAATGATGAAAACTGCAATTCCAGGAGAGCCTTTATGTGTGCCAAAAACATGTGA